The proteins below come from a single Halostagnicola larsenii XH-48 genomic window:
- a CDS encoding DUF456 domain-containing protein — MVDALSLLAIALLIGGVIGTVVPLVPGGSLSLVGLFLYWWGSGFTEPGPLALVVLTFLGVLAILAEFLGGAIAARAGGASWKTTAASAVVGILLMIVTGPLGLLVGLFGTVFVLEIVQGGTLDRSVRSAAYATAGILASTAIQVLLTASILFGFVIAVALF; from the coding sequence ATGGTGGATGCGCTCTCGCTGCTCGCAATCGCGTTGCTGATCGGCGGCGTCATCGGGACGGTCGTCCCGTTGGTCCCCGGTGGATCGCTCTCGCTCGTCGGACTCTTTCTCTACTGGTGGGGGTCCGGGTTCACGGAACCGGGGCCGCTCGCACTCGTCGTCCTCACGTTTTTGGGAGTACTTGCGATACTCGCGGAGTTTCTCGGCGGGGCGATCGCCGCTCGAGCGGGCGGGGCGTCCTGGAAAACGACCGCGGCGAGCGCGGTCGTCGGAATTCTGTTGATGATCGTCACCGGACCGCTCGGACTGCTGGTCGGACTGTTCGGAACCGTCTTCGTTCTCGAGATCGTTCAGGGCGGCACGCTCGACCGAAGCGTTCGGTCTGCGGCCTACGCGACGGCTGGCATTCTCGCGTCGACGGCGATACAGGTGTTGCTCACGGCGTCTATTCTGTTCGGCTTCGTTATCGCAGTTGCGCTCTTTTGA
- the tmcA gene encoding tRNA(Met) cytidine acetyltransferase TmcA, whose protein sequence is MDIVPLAEALRREAIATNERRMLVLAGDRERGYELLESVLETLAVGITETTLVGPEARLRCEQLEQTGADELLGTTRELIVLDAHDDLQPNALGKVVGAVDGGGLFVLLTPSLEQWPSQRGRFADSLAVPPYSLEDVTGRFVERLIETLRAHRGIAIFDSDTETVEADGLTEPAPIRSAESNPATSTGNDSTRPSPPRFPNAAYEACLTDDQADAVADLESLFETDRAVVLEANRGRGKSSAAGIAAGCFALEGTDVLVTAPDGRNADELFARTEELVESLEGDRSESEASNTPKRDGDAVRTTAGGRVQFLDPSAALEAISGTVDDSSFATDFDPAVVIVDEAAGLPVAMLEGFLEADRVAFATTIHGYEGAGRGFSVRFRDRLEASTHEVTDRSLSDPIRYAAGDPIEVWSFRALGLDARPPVAQLVRDASPESVEYRRLEPTDLLADESLLREAFGLLVLAHYRTEPNDLARLLDAPNLEARALVHEGHVVNIAMLAREGNLSRETRAEMYEGGRIRGNMLPDILTSQIRDEDAAVPAGIRVVRIATHHAARSRGLGSKLIDRVRDEFESEVDWLGTAFGATPGLLEFWAENGFNSVHVSTTRNETSGEHSVLMLSPTSERGRELADRHADWFSRRFPALCVDSLAAVDPDVLRGVLRTVDAAPEFDLSDHEWRMVAGAAYGPGRFDVDPGPFRELVVHALLEGSEPAGLSASDERLLVARALQGLAWETVADRLEYRSASQCRRALGDALVPLVEEYGADPALEVRERFR, encoded by the coding sequence ATGGATATCGTCCCCCTCGCGGAGGCCCTTCGCCGCGAGGCTATCGCAACGAACGAGCGTCGAATGCTCGTCCTCGCCGGTGATCGCGAGCGAGGCTACGAACTGCTCGAGTCAGTCCTCGAGACGCTGGCGGTCGGGATCACCGAGACGACCCTCGTCGGTCCCGAAGCGCGTCTTCGCTGCGAACAGCTCGAGCAGACGGGCGCGGACGAACTCCTCGGGACGACCCGCGAACTGATCGTTCTCGATGCCCACGACGACCTCCAGCCGAACGCGCTCGGCAAGGTCGTCGGAGCCGTCGACGGGGGCGGGCTGTTCGTACTGCTCACACCGTCGCTCGAGCAGTGGCCGAGCCAGCGGGGCCGCTTCGCCGATTCGCTGGCGGTTCCACCTTACTCGCTCGAGGACGTGACCGGCCGGTTCGTCGAGCGGTTGATCGAGACGCTTCGAGCCCATCGCGGAATCGCGATTTTCGATTCCGACACCGAAACGGTCGAAGCCGATGGTCTTACCGAGCCTGCGCCGATCCGATCCGCAGAATCGAATCCGGCTACGTCAACCGGGAACGACAGTACGCGGCCGTCGCCCCCGCGCTTTCCGAACGCCGCTTACGAGGCCTGTCTCACCGACGATCAGGCCGATGCGGTTGCCGACCTCGAGTCGCTGTTCGAGACCGATCGGGCCGTCGTTCTCGAGGCCAATCGCGGGCGCGGCAAATCCAGCGCGGCGGGCATCGCAGCCGGGTGTTTCGCGCTCGAGGGAACAGACGTGCTCGTTACCGCGCCGGACGGTCGGAACGCGGATGAACTGTTCGCCCGTACGGAGGAACTGGTCGAGTCACTCGAGGGCGACCGAAGCGAATCCGAAGCGTCGAACACTCCGAAACGAGACGGCGACGCAGTTCGAACGACCGCCGGCGGGCGAGTACAGTTCCTCGATCCGAGCGCCGCCCTGGAGGCAATCTCGGGCACCGTCGATGATTCGAGCTTCGCAACCGATTTCGATCCGGCGGTCGTCATCGTCGACGAGGCCGCTGGGCTGCCGGTGGCGATGCTCGAGGGATTTCTCGAGGCCGATCGCGTCGCCTTCGCCACCACGATTCACGGCTACGAAGGTGCTGGACGGGGCTTTTCCGTTCGCTTTCGGGATCGACTCGAGGCGAGTACTCACGAGGTGACCGACCGCTCGTTGAGCGATCCGATCCGGTACGCCGCCGGGGATCCCATCGAGGTCTGGTCGTTTCGCGCGCTCGGTCTCGACGCTCGCCCACCCGTCGCACAACTCGTACGCGACGCATCCCCGGAGAGCGTCGAGTACCGCCGGCTCGAGCCGACTGACTTGCTGGCCGACGAATCCCTGCTCCGGGAGGCGTTCGGACTGCTCGTTCTGGCGCACTACCGTACGGAGCCAAACGACCTGGCACGTCTGCTCGACGCGCCGAACCTCGAGGCCCGTGCGCTGGTCCACGAGGGCCACGTCGTCAACATTGCTATGCTCGCCAGAGAGGGGAACCTCTCGAGGGAAACCCGAGCAGAAATGTACGAGGGAGGTCGGATTCGCGGGAATATGCTGCCCGATATCCTCACCAGCCAGATTCGCGACGAGGATGCTGCCGTCCCAGCCGGGATCCGCGTCGTTCGGATCGCGACCCACCACGCCGCCCGCTCGCGCGGACTCGGATCGAAACTCATAGACCGCGTTCGCGACGAGTTCGAGTCCGAAGTCGACTGGCTCGGTACCGCCTTCGGCGCGACGCCGGGACTGCTCGAGTTCTGGGCGGAAAACGGGTTCAACTCGGTTCACGTCTCGACGACGAGAAACGAGACGAGCGGCGAACACTCGGTTCTCATGCTCTCGCCGACGAGCGAGCGCGGACGCGAACTCGCCGACCGACACGCCGACTGGTTCTCTCGGCGGTTCCCGGCTCTCTGCGTGGACTCGCTCGCAGCCGTCGATCCCGACGTCCTCCGCGGCGTTCTCCGAACCGTCGACGCGGCGCCGGAGTTCGACTTATCCGACCACGAGTGGCGGATGGTCGCGGGAGCCGCGTACGGCCCGGGACGATTCGACGTTGATCCCGGTCCGTTCCGAGAACTCGTTGTCCACGCACTCCTCGAGGGTTCGGAGCCTGCCGGCCTCTCCGCGAGCGACGAGCGACTCCTCGTTGCTCGAGCCCTGCAGGGACTGGCGTGGGAAACGGTCGCCGACCGACTCGAGTACCGCTCGGCGAGCCAGTGTCGACGCGCCCTCGGGGACGCCCTGGTTCCGCTCGTCGAGGAGTACGGAGCCGACCCGGCACTCGAGGTTCGAGAGCGGTTCAGGTAG
- the rpl7ae gene encoding 50S ribosomal protein L7Ae codes for MAVYVTTEIPADLADDALEALEVARDTGRVKKGTNETTKAIERGNADLVFVAEDVTPEEIVMHLPELADEKGIPVVFVETQDDVGHAAGLEVGSAAAAIVDAGEAGDDVEDIAGKIEDLD; via the coding sequence ATGGCAGTTTACGTAACTACAGAAATCCCAGCCGACCTCGCCGACGACGCCCTCGAGGCGCTCGAGGTCGCACGAGACACAGGACGTGTAAAGAAAGGAACGAACGAAACCACCAAAGCGATCGAACGCGGCAACGCCGACCTCGTCTTCGTCGCGGAGGACGTCACTCCCGAGGAAATCGTGATGCACCTCCCGGAACTCGCGGACGAAAAGGGCATTCCCGTCGTCTTCGTCGAAACCCAAGACGACGTCGGACACGCCGCCGGCCTCGAGGTCGGCTCGGCCGCCGCGGCAATCGTCGACGCCGGCGAGGCCGGAGACGACGTCGAGGACATCGCTGGGAAGATCGAGGATCTCGACTGA
- a CDS encoding 30S ribosomal protein S28e, whose amino-acid sequence MSAEEGESGSTPAEVIEVVGKTGMHGEAMQVKCRIQEGENQGRIITRNCLGPVREGDVLQLRETAREADSIGGQ is encoded by the coding sequence ATGAGTGCTGAAGAGGGAGAAAGCGGCTCGACGCCCGCCGAAGTTATCGAAGTCGTCGGCAAGACCGGAATGCATGGCGAGGCCATGCAGGTCAAGTGCCGAATCCAGGAGGGCGAGAATCAAGGTCGCATCATCACCCGAAACTGCCTCGGGCCGGTCCGCGAAGGAGACGTACTCCAGCTCCGCGAGACCGCCCGCGAGGCCGACTCGATTGGAGGACAGTAA
- a CDS encoding 50S ribosomal protein L24e: MVEKRTCDYTGEEIEPGTGIMYVRNDGSVLHFVDSKAEKNYKLGREPRDLEWTEEGRNEKGPVQSETPTEADAESDETAEDESESTDDEAAFDDEFEEAEVVDEDDSEPEGADTDSEEESTEADADASEEDENEDDQ; the protein is encoded by the coding sequence ATGGTCGAGAAACGAACCTGCGATTACACCGGCGAAGAGATCGAACCCGGAACGGGGATCATGTACGTTCGCAACGACGGCAGCGTACTCCACTTCGTCGACTCGAAAGCGGAGAAAAACTACAAGCTCGGTCGCGAACCGCGCGATCTCGAGTGGACCGAAGAAGGCCGCAACGAGAAGGGCCCCGTCCAGTCGGAAACGCCGACCGAAGCCGACGCGGAATCCGACGAGACCGCTGAAGACGAGTCCGAGTCGACGGACGACGAAGCGGCCTTCGATGACGAGTTCGAGGAAGCTGAAGTCGTTGACGAGGACGATTCCGAGCCGGAAGGCGCTGATACAGACTCTGAAGAAGAGTCCACCGAAGCCGACGCGGACGCTTCCGAAGAAGACGAAAACGAGGACGACCAATGA
- the ndk gene encoding nucleoside-diphosphate kinase — protein sequence MSDHERTFVMIKPDAFARGLVGNVISRLEDRGLKLVGIKVINMPEERAEEHYAEHTDKPFFDDLIEFITAGPVVPMVWEGQDATRQVRQMIGETDPLEADSGTIRGDFALDLGRNVVHAADHEDEGANEREIAIHFDEDELIDYDQHDAGWLYE from the coding sequence ATGAGCGATCACGAGCGTACCTTCGTAATGATCAAACCGGACGCGTTCGCTCGCGGCCTCGTCGGGAACGTTATCTCTCGACTCGAGGACCGCGGTCTCAAACTCGTCGGGATCAAGGTCATCAACATGCCCGAAGAGCGCGCCGAAGAACACTACGCCGAGCACACGGACAAGCCGTTTTTCGATGATCTCATCGAGTTCATCACGGCTGGTCCGGTCGTCCCCATGGTTTGGGAAGGACAGGACGCGACGCGTCAGGTCCGTCAGATGATCGGCGAGACGGATCCGCTCGAGGCCGATTCGGGGACTATTCGCGGCGACTTCGCGCTCGACCTCGGTCGAAACGTCGTTCACGCGGCCGACCACGAGGACGAGGGCGCGAACGAACGCGAAATCGCGATCCACTTCGACGAAGACGAACTGATCGACTACGATCAACACGACGCGGGCTGGCTGTACGAATAA